The Streptomyces sp. NBC_00440 genome contains a region encoding:
- a CDS encoding Lrp/AsnC ligand binding domain-containing protein yields the protein MITAIVLIKTSVDRIPEIAESLAALENISEVYSVTGTYDLIALVRVARHDDLADIIPGRISKIPGVEATDTHVAFRTYSQHDLEAAFAIGLDA from the coding sequence GTGATCACCGCGATCGTGCTCATCAAGACCAGCGTGGACCGGATCCCCGAGATCGCCGAATCGCTCGCCGCCCTGGAGAACATCAGCGAGGTCTACTCCGTCACCGGTACGTACGACCTGATCGCACTGGTCCGGGTGGCTCGCCACGACGATCTGGCGGACATCATCCCCGGCCGGATCAGCAAGATCCCCGGGGTGGAGGCGACGGACACGCATGTGGCGTTCCGTACCTACTCGCAGCACGACCTGGAAGCGGCTTTCGCCATCGGCCTGGACGCGTGA
- a CDS encoding rhomboid family intramembrane serine protease, whose translation MFKWRDAPGRKAPGRRADALGGPVVTYGLIGVCCLVFLMSPVSGLDPAYGTGDNLLAAQSAYFEHWGVVPTELMSGTAGALLTPLTALFIHANWLHLLGNMLFLYVFGAMAEERMGRLHFAVFYVVSGYIALTAYALTHSGSDQTLVGASGAISAVLGAFLSLFPRARVTSIFPFLLFLPLRFPAWIVLVFWFVLQWLAAGQQTGTGPGVAYTAHLVGFSLGFGYAAVRYWRTTRVKLPATATEGESKP comes from the coding sequence ATGTTCAAGTGGCGGGATGCACCCGGACGGAAGGCGCCGGGGCGGCGCGCGGACGCGCTCGGCGGGCCGGTGGTGACGTACGGCCTGATCGGGGTGTGCTGCCTGGTCTTCCTGATGAGCCCCGTCTCCGGGCTCGATCCGGCCTACGGGACCGGCGACAACCTCCTCGCCGCCCAGAGCGCGTACTTCGAACACTGGGGCGTCGTGCCCACCGAACTGATGAGCGGTACGGCGGGGGCCCTGCTCACCCCGCTCACCGCGCTCTTCATCCACGCGAACTGGCTGCATCTGCTGGGCAACATGCTGTTCCTGTACGTCTTCGGCGCGATGGCCGAGGAGCGCATGGGGCGCCTGCACTTCGCCGTCTTCTATGTGGTGAGCGGCTATATCGCCCTGACGGCGTACGCGCTCACCCACTCGGGCTCCGACCAGACCCTGGTGGGTGCGTCGGGTGCGATCTCGGCGGTGCTCGGCGCCTTCCTGAGCCTCTTCCCCCGGGCCCGGGTGACGAGCATCTTCCCGTTCCTGCTGTTCCTGCCGCTGCGCTTCCCCGCCTGGATCGTGCTGGTCTTCTGGTTCGTCCTGCAGTGGCTGGCGGCCGGGCAGCAGACCGGCACCGGCCCCGGGGTCGCCTACACGGCCCATCTGGTGGGGTTCTCGCTGGGCTTCGGCTACGCGGCGGTGCGGTACTGGCGTACGACTAGAGTGAAACTCCCAGCGACGGCCACCGAGGGAGAAAGCAAGCCGTGA
- a CDS encoding C40 family peptidase, translating into MASHRRLKQPSRTRVTVLTATAAAAVALTAQAAHADPKPTKSEVKAKVDKLYEDVDAVSQKYDGAKDQQNKLKKQVDDLQDSVARGQGDLNKLRGQLGSIASAQYRSGGIDPSVQLFLSSDPNTFLDKATAQDQLSDQQADAVKKIQAKQRALAQERAEAQDKLKDLASTRTELGKKKQEVQDKLADARKLLSSLTAAERASIAAENQRANRDNSRPDLGNSVPASARGAAALNAAKTQLGKPYVYGATGPASFDCSGLTSWAYAQAGVTIPRTSQAQANAGQRIYSQSALKPGDLVLFYGDMHHIGIYAGNGTVLHAPHTGAVVRYEAMADMPFQFGVRI; encoded by the coding sequence GTGGCGTCCCACCGTCGACTGAAGCAGCCGAGCCGCACCCGCGTGACCGTGCTCACCGCGACCGCTGCCGCTGCTGTGGCCCTGACAGCTCAGGCCGCACACGCAGACCCGAAGCCGACCAAGAGCGAGGTCAAGGCGAAGGTCGACAAGCTCTACGAAGACGTCGACGCGGTCAGCCAGAAGTACGACGGCGCCAAGGACCAGCAGAACAAGCTCAAGAAGCAGGTCGACGACCTCCAGGACAGCGTCGCTCGCGGCCAGGGCGACCTCAACAAGCTGCGGGGCCAGCTCGGTTCGATCGCGAGCGCCCAGTACCGCTCGGGCGGCATCGACCCGTCGGTCCAGCTCTTCCTCTCGTCCGACCCGAACACCTTCCTCGACAAGGCCACCGCGCAGGACCAGCTGAGCGATCAGCAGGCCGACGCGGTCAAGAAGATCCAGGCCAAGCAGCGGGCCCTCGCCCAGGAGCGTGCCGAGGCGCAGGACAAGCTCAAGGACCTGGCGTCGACGCGCACGGAACTCGGCAAGAAGAAGCAGGAAGTCCAGGACAAGCTCGCCGACGCGCGCAAGCTGCTCTCCTCCCTGACCGCTGCCGAGCGCGCCTCGATAGCCGCGGAGAACCAGCGCGCCAACCGCGACAACAGCCGTCCCGACCTCGGCAACTCCGTGCCTGCCTCCGCCCGCGGGGCCGCCGCCCTCAACGCGGCGAAGACCCAGCTGGGCAAGCCGTACGTGTACGGAGCCACCGGACCCGCCTCCTTCGACTGCTCGGGGCTGACGTCCTGGGCGTACGCGCAGGCCGGTGTCACGATCCCGCGCACCTCGCAGGCCCAGGCCAACGCCGGTCAGCGCATCTACTCGCAGAGCGCCCTCAAGCCCGGCGACCTGGTGCTCTTCTACGGCGACATGCACCACATCGGCATCTACGCGGGCAACGGCACGGTGCTGCACGCACCGCACACCGGCGCGGTCGTCCGGTACGAGGCGATGGCCGACATGCCCTTCCAGTTCGGCGTCCGCATCTGA
- a CDS encoding aminotransferase class V-fold PLP-dependent enzyme, which yields MSVPSAAVNASVCKDSSENLPVLGRDVLVPLVTGGEVTYAALDYAASAPALQRVWDDVAAYAPYYGSVHRGAGYLSQLSTDLFENSRTTVAEFLGCRPDDQVVFTRSTTDSLNLLASVVPAGCEVFVFETEHHASLLPWRDAAVTYLNAPRTPQQAVETLERALADRTTPEAPALVCVTGASNVTGELWPVKELAAAAHAHGARIVLDAAQLAPHHPVDITELDVDWVAFSGHKLYAPFGSGVLAGRSDWLLAAEPYLAGGGASRSVARRADGGVDVEWHTTAARHEAGSPNVIGVHSIASACRALTDAGFDSLVEREQTLVGKVLDGLGEVDAVQVLSLFGDDAPRVGVISFVVDGWNSSHFAAALSAEYGIGVRDGLFCAHPLVRTLLGSDPQDQGECGAPEGEPGERSLNAVRVSFGAGTPDEHVERFVGAVKELVRDGARWNYRTEDGRCVPAV from the coding sequence ATGTCTGTTCCCAGTGCTGCCGTCAACGCGTCGGTTTGTAAGGATTCCTCCGAGAACCTCCCCGTCCTCGGGAGGGACGTCCTGGTCCCGCTCGTCACCGGAGGCGAGGTCACCTACGCGGCACTGGACTACGCGGCGAGCGCCCCGGCCCTCCAGCGCGTCTGGGACGACGTGGCGGCGTACGCCCCGTACTACGGCAGCGTGCACCGCGGCGCCGGGTACCTCTCGCAGCTCTCCACCGACCTCTTCGAGAACAGCCGGACGACTGTCGCCGAGTTCCTCGGCTGCCGTCCGGACGACCAGGTCGTCTTCACCCGTTCGACCACGGACTCGCTCAATCTGCTGGCCTCGGTGGTCCCCGCGGGCTGCGAGGTCTTCGTCTTCGAGACCGAGCACCACGCCTCGCTGCTGCCCTGGCGCGACGCCGCCGTGACCTACCTCAACGCCCCGCGCACCCCGCAGCAGGCAGTCGAGACCCTGGAGCGCGCGCTTGCGGACCGTACGACGCCGGAGGCACCCGCCCTCGTCTGTGTCACGGGCGCTTCCAACGTCACCGGTGAACTGTGGCCGGTCAAGGAGCTGGCGGCCGCCGCCCACGCCCACGGGGCGCGCATCGTGCTGGACGCGGCGCAGCTCGCACCGCACCACCCCGTGGACATCACGGAGCTGGACGTCGACTGGGTCGCCTTCTCCGGCCACAAGCTGTACGCGCCGTTCGGCTCCGGGGTCCTCGCGGGCCGCTCCGACTGGCTGCTCGCCGCCGAGCCGTACCTCGCGGGCGGCGGCGCCTCCCGCAGCGTGGCCCGGCGCGCCGACGGCGGTGTCGACGTCGAGTGGCACACCACCGCCGCCCGCCACGAGGCCGGATCGCCCAACGTCATCGGGGTCCACTCCATCGCGTCCGCCTGCCGGGCGCTCACCGACGCGGGCTTCGACTCCCTGGTCGAGCGCGAGCAGACGCTGGTCGGCAAGGTCCTCGACGGGCTCGGCGAGGTGGACGCGGTCCAGGTCCTCTCGCTCTTCGGCGACGATGCCCCGCGGGTCGGGGTCATCTCGTTCGTGGTGGACGGCTGGAACAGCTCGCACTTCGCGGCGGCGCTCTCCGCCGAGTACGGCATCGGGGTGCGCGACGGTCTGTTCTGCGCCCACCCGCTCGTACGCACCCTGCTCGGCAGCGACCCGCAGGACCAGGGCGAGTGCGGTGCTCCGGAGGGTGAGCCGGGCGAGCGTTCACTCAACGCCGTCCGGGTGAGCTTCGGCGCCGGTACGCCGGACGAGCACGTGGAGCGCTTCGTGGGCGCGGTGAAGGAACTGGTGCGCGACGGTGCCCGCTGGAACTACCGCACCGAGGACGGCCGCTGCGTGCCGGCTGTCTGA
- a CDS encoding NYN domain-containing protein, producing MVEAEGGAEPADAAGDAAEALDRPLPEAVRRRVVALVSDAFGGLTVPELPAQLRQYARFTPTRRAKFAGNAMAAALEGDALFRRRIGERLKESQPELTGALEAGSPPAAADPVDVAAAAYVLRPAGWVKLVAAAGEEAQRVVAERADEAGRHELERLRAELADARAQTRTENERLRTELDAARKDAESLQRKLRSAQSDVKRGEAALRRSGSEIETVRSDAAARVAAAESESRRLKARLGEAEAAVEAGRRAVREGRSVEDMRLRLLLDTVLDAAQGLRRELALPPVTTRPADSVDAVEPGRLSPKDIAARALSDTDPALLDQLLSLPQAHLVVDGYNVTKTGYPQLPLEKQRLRLLGGLSMLAAQTGAEMTCVFDGAELAAPVLLAPPRGVRVLFSKPGVTADEVIRQLVRAEPSGRPVVVVSADREVADGVARSGARPVASVLLLKRLSRA from the coding sequence ATGGTGGAGGCTGAAGGCGGTGCGGAGCCGGCCGACGCGGCCGGCGACGCCGCAGAGGCGCTCGACCGTCCGCTGCCCGAAGCGGTACGGCGGCGTGTGGTCGCGCTCGTCTCCGACGCCTTCGGCGGGCTGACCGTACCCGAACTCCCGGCGCAGCTGCGGCAGTACGCCCGGTTCACCCCCACCAGGCGGGCCAAGTTCGCGGGCAACGCGATGGCGGCGGCCCTGGAGGGCGACGCACTGTTCCGCCGGCGCATCGGTGAGCGGCTGAAGGAGTCCCAGCCCGAACTGACCGGGGCGCTCGAAGCCGGCTCGCCGCCCGCGGCCGCCGACCCGGTGGACGTGGCTGCGGCCGCCTACGTACTGCGTCCGGCCGGCTGGGTGAAGCTCGTCGCCGCCGCGGGCGAGGAGGCCCAGCGCGTGGTCGCCGAGCGCGCCGACGAGGCGGGCCGGCACGAGCTGGAGCGGCTGCGCGCGGAGCTGGCGGACGCGCGGGCGCAGACCAGGACCGAGAACGAGCGGCTGCGTACGGAGCTGGACGCGGCCCGCAAGGATGCTGAATCGCTTCAGCGCAAGCTGCGCAGCGCGCAGAGCGATGTGAAGCGTGGCGAGGCGGCGCTGCGCCGCTCCGGCTCCGAGATCGAAACGGTCCGGTCCGACGCCGCGGCGCGCGTCGCCGCGGCGGAGAGCGAGTCGCGGCGGCTGAAGGCGCGGCTCGGTGAGGCCGAGGCGGCGGTCGAGGCCGGCCGCCGAGCCGTACGCGAGGGGCGTTCGGTCGAGGACATGCGGCTGCGGCTGCTGCTCGACACGGTGCTCGACGCTGCTCAGGGGCTGCGGCGCGAGCTGGCCCTGCCACCGGTGACCACGCGCCCCGCCGACTCCGTCGACGCGGTCGAGCCGGGCCGGCTCTCGCCCAAGGACATCGCGGCCAGGGCGCTTTCCGACACCGACCCGGCCCTGCTCGATCAGCTGCTCTCGCTGCCGCAGGCCCATCTGGTGGTGGACGGCTACAACGTCACCAAGACCGGCTATCCGCAACTGCCCCTGGAGAAGCAGCGGTTGCGCCTGCTCGGCGGTCTCTCGATGCTCGCGGCGCAGACGGGCGCCGAGATGACCTGTGTCTTCGACGGGGCCGAGCTCGCGGCGCCGGTGCTGCTCGCGCCGCCGCGCGGCGTGCGGGTGCTGTTCAGCAAGCCCGGGGTGACCGCGGACGAGGTGATCCGTCAGCTGGTCAGGGCGGAGCCCTCCGGGCGTCCCGTGGTGGTCGTGTCGGCGGACCGCGAGGTCGCCGACGGCGTGGCGAGATCGGGCGCCAGGCCCGTTGCGTCCGTCTTGTTGCTGAAGAGGCTTTCGCGCGCCTGA